In the Bordetella genomosp. 10 genome, one interval contains:
- a CDS encoding FecR family protein, with protein MSTHPILPADDSRAREEALDWFVRRRNENFGAEGERAFQTWLLADPAHRQAFDHWQREWQAFDDIAPDMRSLLQRNLAHDQALDADTGAGQADPQAVAPDRQRPVQQPMPLRRRILASGLAVAGVATVTGGSGLLVWNYWQARPLYSQSFHTRRGQQSEVSLSDGTRLRLDTDTRLEVAYYRQRREVELLDGQAVFAVQSDAGRPFHVLAGPMRITVVGTRFSVRHTPQIPGGGGVHVAVEKGAVRVERIDAPTGASPVGGGGQAIILSAGQQVSSDEAGVLSAVSVVDAGGIAPWRDHRVRFDNQRLDYALAELARYGDPQLLIRDPAVAALPITGVFDPLDMATFRRVLPASLPVQLKVAGGGAVEVVLAR; from the coding sequence ATGAGCACCCATCCCATCTTGCCAGCCGACGATTCCCGCGCACGCGAGGAAGCGCTGGACTGGTTCGTCCGGCGCCGCAACGAGAACTTCGGTGCGGAGGGGGAGCGCGCCTTCCAGACCTGGCTCCTCGCCGATCCGGCGCATCGGCAAGCCTTCGACCACTGGCAGCGCGAATGGCAAGCGTTCGACGACATTGCACCGGACATGCGTAGCCTGTTGCAGCGCAATCTGGCACATGACCAGGCCCTGGATGCCGATACCGGCGCCGGGCAGGCCGATCCGCAGGCCGTGGCCCCTGACCGACAGCGGCCCGTGCAGCAGCCCATGCCTTTGCGCCGCCGCATCCTGGCGTCAGGGCTGGCCGTTGCCGGCGTGGCCACCGTTACCGGCGGCTCGGGTCTGCTCGTTTGGAACTACTGGCAGGCCCGGCCCCTGTACAGCCAATCCTTCCACACTCGGCGCGGCCAGCAGTCAGAAGTCTCGCTGTCCGACGGCACCCGCCTGCGGCTCGACACCGACACGCGGCTGGAGGTTGCCTACTACCGCCAGCGCCGTGAGGTGGAGCTGCTCGACGGCCAGGCGGTGTTCGCCGTCCAGAGCGATGCCGGGCGGCCTTTCCACGTACTGGCCGGTCCCATGCGTATCACTGTCGTCGGCACTCGCTTTTCCGTCCGGCACACGCCGCAGATTCCCGGCGGCGGGGGCGTCCACGTCGCCGTGGAGAAAGGCGCCGTGCGAGTGGAGCGCATCGACGCGCCCACGGGTGCATCGCCGGTCGGTGGCGGAGGGCAAGCCATCATCCTGTCGGCGGGGCAGCAAGTGTCGAGCGACGAGGCGGGCGTACTCTCCGCCGTGTCTGTCGTCGACGCGGGCGGCATCGCTCCCTGGCGCGACCATCGCGTGCGGTTCGACAACCAGCGGCTGGACTATGCGCTGGCCGAACTCGCCCGCTACGGCGACCCGCAACTGCTTATCCGCGACCCCGCCGTCGCCGCCCTGCCCATCACCGGCGTCTTCGACCCGCTTGACATGGCCACCTTCCGGCGCGTGCTGCCCGCCTCGCTGCCGGTACAGTTGAAAGTGGCTGGCGGCGGCGCGGTAGAAGTTGTGCTGGCGCGATAG
- a CDS encoding tripartite tricarboxylate transporter substrate binding protein → MIRSLIRGLALAVPLAAAALPARAGWPDKPVTLVVPFPPGGSNDIVARIISRDLAKALGQPIIIDNRGGAGGDLGAAYVARQKPDGYTLLITSSTFASNAAIRHNLPFDPIKSFAPIGSLAHSPLIVAVNNEFPASSPQELIARIREHPGKYNYASSGIGSLNQFSAELLKVRGGDLQIAHVPYKGVGSLVSDLIGDRVQVYIASAPVVLPMVNDGKIKGIGITSLAPSPVAPGLPTIASALPGYEYETWWGVLAPAGTPAPIVERVNAALNEVVADPEIKTQLLKQGAEPMGGTPARFAALIASEIKRLRELAAQQHIVEQ, encoded by the coding sequence GTGATTCGATCGCTCATTCGAGGCCTGGCGCTGGCTGTTCCGCTCGCGGCCGCGGCCTTGCCGGCCCGGGCCGGCTGGCCCGACAAACCCGTTACCTTAGTGGTGCCTTTTCCGCCGGGCGGCTCCAATGACATCGTCGCCCGCATCATCTCGCGCGATCTGGCCAAGGCGCTGGGCCAGCCCATCATCATCGACAATCGCGGCGGCGCCGGCGGTGACCTGGGCGCTGCCTATGTAGCGCGGCAGAAGCCCGACGGCTACACGCTTCTGATCACCTCTTCGACCTTCGCATCGAATGCGGCCATCCGCCACAACCTGCCGTTCGATCCGATCAAGAGCTTCGCGCCCATAGGCTCGCTCGCGCACAGTCCGTTGATCGTGGCGGTGAACAACGAATTCCCGGCGTCCTCGCCGCAGGAGCTGATCGCACGCATCCGCGAGCATCCTGGTAAGTACAACTACGCCTCGAGCGGGATAGGCAGCCTCAACCAATTCAGCGCGGAGTTGCTGAAAGTGCGGGGCGGCGACTTGCAGATCGCACATGTCCCCTACAAGGGCGTCGGGTCGCTGGTCAGCGATCTCATCGGCGATCGGGTGCAGGTTTATATCGCTAGCGCGCCTGTGGTGCTGCCCATGGTGAATGATGGGAAGATCAAGGGCATAGGCATTACCAGCCTGGCGCCCAGCCCGGTCGCGCCCGGTTTGCCCACGATTGCGTCGGCGCTGCCCGGTTACGAATACGAGACGTGGTGGGGCGTGCTCGCTCCCGCCGGGACGCCCGCTCCCATCGTCGAGAGAGTGAATGCTGCATTGAACGAGGTCGTGGCTGATCCGGAAATCAAGACGCAGTTGCTGAAGCAGGGCGCCGAACCCATGGGCGGTACGCCGGCGCGATTCGCCGCGTTGATCGCCAGTGAAATCAAGCGCCTGCGCGAGCTGGCGGCGCAACAGCATATCGTCGAGCAATAA
- a CDS encoding RNA polymerase sigma factor yields the protein MLERYYRELLGFLARAVKDRDTAADLAQESYARVLAARQGGQLVQNSRALLYQIARNLVIDHQRHADVRASVEVPDAQAEADAAYASRNSEPETAVSAQQGVAALAAAIDSLPPRCREAFMLNRFDGMTYAQVARHMGVSVKAVEQHIKHALDACERRRAQAAGARQAPAVVRRKLSRSRHD from the coding sequence GTGCTTGAGCGCTACTATCGAGAATTGTTGGGTTTTCTTGCCCGCGCCGTGAAAGACCGCGACACCGCGGCTGATCTGGCGCAGGAAAGTTACGCCCGTGTGCTGGCGGCGCGCCAGGGCGGCCAGCTCGTGCAGAACTCGCGCGCGCTGCTGTATCAGATCGCCCGCAACCTCGTAATCGATCACCAGCGGCACGCCGACGTGCGCGCCAGCGTGGAAGTGCCCGACGCGCAGGCCGAGGCCGACGCGGCGTACGCCAGCCGCAACTCGGAGCCCGAGACTGCGGTGTCGGCGCAGCAAGGGGTGGCGGCGCTGGCTGCCGCCATCGACAGCTTGCCGCCGCGCTGCCGCGAGGCGTTCATGCTCAACCGCTTCGACGGCATGACCTATGCCCAGGTCGCGCGACACATGGGCGTCTCGGTCAAGGCGGTGGAGCAGCACATCAAGCACGCGCTGGACGCCTGCGAACGCCGCCGGGCGCAGGCGGCCGGCGCGAGACAGGCGCCCGCCGTCGTGCGCAGAAAACTGAGCCGATCCCGACATGATTGA
- a CDS encoding tripartite tricarboxylate transporter substrate-binding protein, giving the protein MTLTLGQSVIVEKGRRHRRRLRGQGGAGRLHHYARCVGIRRDHAHAAGGEGRLADPHPGGSRRRRQGAHGRVADVPTLAESGFPGLGILEWNGVFVPAKTPPDIVGKLSEAVRNAVADAAVAQRLRGTGMDPVGNSPAEFAVFARHESEQWQALVKARGITVN; this is encoded by the coding sequence TTGACCCTCACGCTGGGCCAGTCGGTCATCGTCGAGAAAGGGCGGCGTCATCGGCGCCGACTACGTGGCCAAGGCGGCGCCGGACGGCTACACCATTATGCGCGGTGCGTCGGCATTCGGCGTGACCACGCCCATGCTGCTGGTGGTGAAGGAAGGCTCGCCGATCCGCACCCTGGCGGATCTCGTCGCCGCCGCCAGGGCGCGCATGGCCGAGTTGCGGATGTCCCGACCCTTGCCGAAAGCGGATTCCCTGGCCTGGGGATCCTGGAGTGGAACGGCGTCTTCGTACCGGCCAAGACCCCGCCCGATATTGTCGGCAAGCTGTCCGAGGCTGTGCGCAATGCCGTCGCCGATGCGGCGGTGGCGCAACGTCTGCGTGGTACCGGCATGGACCCGGTCGGCAATTCACCCGCTGAGTTCGCCGTTTTCGCGCGCCATGAAAGCGAACAATGGCAGGCACTGGTAAAGGCGCGCGGGATAACCGTCAATTGA